The window ATGAATGACTATTTCCCGGTTTTAAACACTTATTCAAAATAATGGAGCATTtatccaataaatttaatatatattaaagggtttattagatttaataagtgttCTAACTAGTTTACTAATCTGTTGTAGTGTTTGGACACTAACAGAGAACACTAAACTAATGTTTCAAGTTTACTTAAATAGAAACtgggcctatagtgaggtccacgttataatggcagtgtgtgatttgcaatggtgttgctattcttgtctatcagtcaacaaagcagatgacactatctctttcacgctttgcgatgttgccacgtcgtttatcaacaatgtagaagttctactaattgacaaaatatttaatctcaaccatgaaaatttattattgcatctttaaaaaatatattctcttcacaaataaaatattgtcaactattttcaacaataatgaacagttaaattcatcagatataccagtatcagctgtttgggtggcaagactgagatctggcaacccttttctcctatcttcctacactgccattataacgtggatctcactataggagtatgaataaatttgaatgagaGTGTTAATtattgaatctcactatagagtaTTACAATTCATGTTCAGTATGATCCATCGACAACATCTgactttgaatcaattattgattgtttCAGTTCAACTCGCCGATCGGCAATCTGTCGCCGGGCTCGTGCGAGGGCATGCGCGTGGCCAGCGACGAGGGTGACAGTCTGCTCAGTGGAGGTCTCCAGGAGGCGGAGGTCGACGCCCTCGAGGAGGACGATGATGGCGAGAGCACCAGCCTCAACGACACGCAACTGACAGTACTGGACTGTTGCCAACAGCATGGAAACGACAGGCATCTGACAGCCTGTTGCCAACAGCACGGAAACGACAGGCACCTGACAGCAGCGCTGGACTGTTGCCAACAGAACGAGGCGACTGTCAAGTGCTGCAAGGCAGAACGGATGATAGCCGACGATGATGACGGCTTCCATGAGAACGAGGCCACCGTCATCATCACCTCATCATGTTGGGGCCCACGGATGAGTGCGGCACAAGCGGCTGGCACCCCGTCGCAAGCTCCTGCCGTTCTAGTACACACACAACTCACTCTCAGTCACAGACACACACAATCGGCACAACAGGTATGCGCATCAGATACAGT of the Nilaparvata lugens isolate BPH unplaced genomic scaffold, ASM1435652v1 scaffold4892, whole genome shotgun sequence genome contains:
- the LOC120355813 gene encoding uncharacterized protein LOC120355813; this encodes MHQAGAYLPHRAGGRQRLHRLLSAALHAFDEMHEMECFTGPLDTKGGFPQDQVNGLKLTLLTNGRIPNGHATRERDHGVRITENPQFNSPIGNLSPGSCEGMRVASDEGDSLLSGGLQEAEVDALEEDDDGESTSLNDTQLTVLDCCQQHGNDRHLTACCQQHGNDRHLTAALDCCQQNEATVKCCKAERMIADDDDGFHENEATVIITSSCWGPRMSAAQAAGTPSQAPAVLVHTQLTLSHRHTQSAQQ